A genomic window from Candidatus Dormiibacterota bacterium includes:
- the gap gene encoding type I glyceraldehyde-3-phosphate dehydrogenase: MSARVAINGFGRIGRMVMRAVKERRLDVDFVAINDVADLEPLGMVLRYDSIHGRYPGTVEWNDTTLVVDGDEIRVFKVGDKRSGDPFAFPWHDLGIDVVIESSGLFRKRDELRRHLDAGARRVILTVPGKDPLDATIVLGVNDDTLRKEHRIISNSSCTTNCAAPVAKVLEEAYTIRKGFLTTVHAYTNDQRLFDYPHKDMRRGRMAALNVVPTSTGAARALGLVVPSLAGKVEGLAFRVPVPSGSVVDLTVYTEKKADVQEIHGLMRRSAEGRMKGILKVSTDPIVSADIVGDAHSAIYDAPLTQVLGDRLVKVVAWYDNEWAYAMRIAELIPKVHAL; this comes from the coding sequence ATGTCCGCACGCGTCGCGATCAACGGGTTCGGCCGCATCGGCCGCATGGTGATGCGCGCCGTCAAGGAGCGCCGGCTCGACGTCGACTTCGTCGCCATCAACGATGTCGCCGATCTGGAGCCCCTCGGGATGGTCCTGCGCTACGACTCGATCCACGGCCGGTATCCGGGAACGGTCGAATGGAACGACACGACCCTCGTGGTCGACGGGGACGAGATCCGCGTCTTCAAGGTGGGCGACAAGCGGTCGGGCGATCCGTTCGCGTTCCCCTGGCACGACCTGGGGATCGACGTGGTGATCGAGTCGTCGGGGCTGTTCAGGAAGCGCGACGAGCTGCGGCGTCACCTGGACGCGGGCGCGAGGAGGGTCATCCTGACCGTCCCCGGGAAAGATCCTCTCGACGCGACGATCGTACTGGGCGTCAACGACGACACGCTGCGCAAGGAGCACCGCATCATCAGCAACTCGTCCTGCACCACGAACTGCGCCGCCCCGGTGGCGAAGGTCCTCGAGGAGGCCTATACCATCAGAAAGGGTTTCCTGACGACCGTGCACGCCTACACCAACGACCAGCGCCTGTTCGACTACCCGCACAAGGACATGCGGCGCGGGCGCATGGCGGCGCTGAACGTCGTCCCGACCTCGACCGGGGCGGCCAGGGCGCTCGGCCTCGTCGTGCCTTCGCTCGCCGGCAAGGTCGAAGGGCTGGCCTTCAGGGTTCCGGTCCCTTCCGGTTCCGTGGTGGATCTCACCGTGTACACCGAGAAGAAGGCCGACGTGCAGGAGATTCACGGCCTGATGCGACGCTCCGCGGAGGGGCGCATGAAAGGAATCCTCAAGGTCTCCACCGATCCGATCGTGTCGGCCGACATCGTCGGCGACGCGCATTCCGCGATCTACGATGCGCCGTTGACGCAGGTCCTCGGCGATCGCCTCGTGAAGGTCGTCGCCTGGTACGACAACGAATGGGCGTACGCGATGCGGATCGCCGAGCTGATCCCGAAGGTGCACGCCCTGTGA
- a CDS encoding ferredoxin family protein yields the protein MSYVITGKCLGERYATCVAVCPVDCIHPGDYQGQEFMIIDPEECIDCGACLPECPIEAIVETEEESPEWAVINKDLTPAFKGKPQPTPRPANDPPRKPENKLRG from the coding sequence GTGTCCTACGTCATCACGGGCAAGTGTCTGGGCGAGCGCTACGCGACGTGCGTCGCCGTCTGTCCCGTTGACTGCATCCATCCCGGTGACTACCAGGGTCAGGAGTTCATGATCATCGATCCGGAGGAATGCATCGATTGCGGAGCCTGCCTGCCGGAATGCCCGATCGAGGCGATCGTCGAGACCGAAGAGGAGTCGCCCGAATGGGCCGTGATCAACAAGGATCTGACCCCTGCGTTCAAGGGCAAGCCTCAGCCCACGCCGAGACCGGCGAACGACCCTCCCCGGAAGCCGGAGAACAAACTGCGCGGCTAG
- a CDS encoding 7-cyano-7-deazaguanine synthase gives MSRHRVSRKHRFSPRSRRGTACALVSGGLDSAVMLRDLLRRGLSVQPLYVRSGLRWEKDEIAMLRKFLRALRSKRLRSLAVIDVPMADLYGRHWSTGGRGTPGFRAGDESVYLPGRNIALLSKAATFCAMRGIPTLALGVLNLNPFPDGTPEFFRVLGKALGLGLDASIRIETPYRALAKDKVILRGRDLPLDLTLSCSRPENGRHCGLCAKCAERLHAFLRAGVRDRTRYAAGPGAVGSAPAATSRGSPAKLARTTRVAPKKATSVR, from the coding sequence ATGAGCCGCCACCGAGTTTCGCGCAAACACCGGTTCTCGCCGCGGTCGCGCCGAGGCACGGCCTGCGCGCTCGTCAGCGGCGGGCTTGATTCCGCCGTCATGCTGCGCGACCTGCTGCGCCGCGGTCTCTCCGTGCAGCCGCTCTACGTCCGCTCCGGGTTGCGCTGGGAGAAGGACGAGATCGCGATGCTCAGGAAGTTCCTGCGCGCCCTTCGGTCGAAGCGCCTCCGTTCCCTGGCCGTCATCGACGTCCCGATGGCCGATCTGTACGGGCGTCACTGGAGCACGGGCGGCCGGGGCACGCCGGGCTTCCGGGCAGGCGACGAGTCGGTGTACCTGCCGGGAAGGAACATCGCCCTCCTCTCGAAGGCCGCCACCTTCTGTGCGATGCGGGGCATACCGACCCTCGCGCTAGGCGTGCTCAACTTGAATCCTTTCCCCGACGGGACGCCGGAGTTCTTCCGCGTCCTCGGGAAAGCACTGGGCCTCGGTCTCGACGCATCCATCCGGATCGAGACTCCCTATCGCGCCCTGGCCAAGGACAAAGTGATCCTGCGGGGACGGGACCTGCCTCTCGACCTCACTCTGTCCTGCTCCCGGCCGGAAAACGGACGACACTGCGGCCTGTGCGCCAAGTGCGCCGAGAGACTGCACGCGTTCCTCCGGGCCGGGGTTCGTGACCGGACGCGCTATGCGGCGGGGCCCGGTGCCGTGGGGTCGGCCCCGGCCGCGACCTCGCGCGGATCGCCGGCGAAGCTGGCCAGGACGACACGCGTGGCGCCGAAGAAGGCGACCAGCGTCAGGTAG